Below is a genomic region from Methanomicrobia archaeon.
CGCACGGAAGACGAATCACACGGAGGAGGCCTGTGACCGCTATATCAAAGCCTACAAGAAAGTGCAAAAGTTGAGCGAGAAGATGGAGCCCGCGGAGATCGCTCGGACCCTGGAGATGGGGGTATCC
It encodes:
- a CDS encoding DUF1670 domain-containing protein; translation: ARKTNHTEEACDRYIKAYKKVQKLSEKMEPAEIARTLEMGVSLVKEYLSLINEEVN